In Bos indicus isolate NIAB-ARS_2022 breed Sahiwal x Tharparkar chromosome 19, NIAB-ARS_B.indTharparkar_mat_pri_1.0, whole genome shotgun sequence, the following proteins share a genomic window:
- the GPS1 gene encoding COP9 signalosome complex subunit 1 isoform X7, producing the protein MQGGPAPNAAASSVADVHCTPPSGRSELFLPGTAGDFSLSASLSACTLLYEGAVEPMQIDVDPQEDPQNAPDVNYVVENPTLDLEQYAASYSGLMRIERLQFIADHCPPLRVEALKMALSFVQRTFNVDMYEEIHRKLSEAARELQNAPDAIPESGVEPPPLDTAWVEATRKKALLKLEKLDTDLKNYKGNSIKESIRRGHDDLGDHYLDCGDLSNALKCYSRARDYCTSAKHVINMCLNVIKVSVYLQNWSHVLSYVSKAESTPEIAERGERDTQTQAILTKLKCAAGLAELAARKYKQAAKCFLLASFDHCDFPELLSPSNVAVYGGLCALATFDRQELQRNVISSSSFKLFLELEPQVRDIIFKFYESKYASCLKMLDEMKDNLLLDMYLAPHVRTLYTQIRNRALIQYFSPYVSADMRKMATAFNTTVAALEDELTQLILEGLINARIDSHSKILYARDVDQRSTTFEKSLLMGKEFQRRAKAMILRAAVLRNQIHVKSPPREGSQGELTPANSQSRMSTNM; encoded by the exons ATGCAGGGTGGCCCGGCCCCCAACGCGGCCGCGTCGTCAGTGGCAGATGTGCACTGCACCCCTCCCAGCGGTAGGTCAGAGCTCTTCCTGCCGGGCACGGCCGGGGACTTCAGCCTGAGCGCCAGCCTGTCGGCCTGTACGCTGCTTTATGAG GGGGCCGTGGAGCCCATGCAGATTGACGTGGACCCCCAGGAGGACCCGCAGAATGCGCCCGATGTCAACTACGTGGTGGAGAACCCCACCCTG GATCTGGAGCAATATGCGGCCAGCTATAGCGGCCTGATGCGTATCGAGCGACTGCAGTTCATTGCTGACCACTGCCCGCCGCTGCGAGTGGAGGCCCTGAAGATGGCCCTGTCCTTTGTGCAGAGGACTTTCAATGTGGACATGTACGAGGAGATCCACCGCAAGCTCTCGGAGGCTGCCAG GGAGCTGCAGAATGCACCTGATGCCATCCCTGAGAGTGGCGTGGAGCCCCCACCCTTGGACACAGCTTGGGTGGAGGCCACGAGAAAGAAGGCCTTGCTGAAGCTGGAGAAGTTGGACACAGATCTGAAGAACTACAAGGGCAATTCTATCAAGGAGAGCATCAG GCGTGGACACGATGACCTGGGTGACCACTACCTGGACTGTGGGGATCTCAGCAACGCCCTCAAGTGTTACTCCCGGGCCCGGGACTACTGCACCAGCGCCAAGCACGTCATTAACATGTGCCTCAACGTCATCAAG GTCAGCGTCTACTTGCAGAACTGGTCTCATGTGCTGAGCTACGTCAGCAAGGCAGAGTCCACCCCGGAAATCGCCGAG CGTGGGGAGCGTGACACCCAGACTCAGGCCATCCTCACCAAGCTCAAGTGTGCGGCAG GCTTGGCTGAGTTGGCAGCACGCAAGTACAAGCAGGCTGCCAAGTGCTTTCTGCTGGCTTCCTTCGACCACTGCGACTTCCCCGAG CTGCTCTCCCCCAGCAACGTGGCCGTGTACGGCGGCTTGTGCGCTTTGGCCACCTTTGACCGGCAGGAGCTGCAGCGCAACGTCATCTCTAGCAG CTCCTTCAAGTTGTTCTTGGAGCTGGAGCCACAGGTTCGGGACATCATCTTCAAATTCTACGAGTCCAAGTATGCCTCGTGCCTGAAAATGCTGGATGAGATGAAG GACAACCTGCTGCTAGACATGTATTTGGCTCCCCACGTCAGGACCCTGTACACGCAGATTCGCAACCGGGCCCTCATTCAG TATTTTAGCCCCTACGTGTCAGCTGACATGCGCAAGATGGCCACAGCCTTCAACACCACAGTAGCGGCGCTAGAGGATGAGTTGACGCAGCTCATCCTGGAGGGGCTCATCAACGCCCGCATCGACTCCCACAGCAAG ATCCTGTATGCCCGGGACGTAGATCAACGCAGCACCACCTTTGAGAAGTCTCTGCTCATGGGCAAGGAGTTCCAGCGCCGTGCCAAAGCCATGATCCTACGGGCAGCTGTTCTGCGCAACCAGATCCACGTCAAG TCCCCTCCCCGGGAAGGGAGCCAAGGGGAGCTGACACCGGCCAACAGCCAGTCCCGGATGAGCACCAACATGTAA
- the GPS1 gene encoding COP9 signalosome complex subunit 1 isoform X6 — MQGGPAPNAAASSVADVHCTPPSGRSELFLPGTAGDFSLSASLSACTLLYEGAVEPMQIDVDPQEDPQNAPDVNYVVENPTLDLEQYAASYSGLMRIERLQFIADHCPPLRVEALKMALSFVQRTFNVDMYEEIHRKLSEAARELQNAPDAIPESGVEPPPLDTAWVEATRKKALLKLEKLDTDLKNYKGNSIKESIRRGHDDLGDHYLDCGDLSNALKCYSRARDYCTSAKHVINMCLNVIKVSVYLQNWSHVLSYVSKAESTPEIAEQRGERDTQTQAILTKLKCAAGLAELAARKYKQAAKCFLLASFDHCDFPELLSPSNVAVYGGLCALATFDRQELQRNVISSSSFKLFLELEPQVRDIIFKFYESKYASCLKMLDEMKDNLLLDMYLAPHVRTLYTQIRNRALIQYFSPYVSADMRKMATAFNTTVAALEDELTQLILEGLINARIDSHSKILYARDVDQRSTTFEKSLLMGKEFQRRAKAMILRAAVLRNQIHVKSPPREGSQGELTPANSQSRMSTNM, encoded by the exons ATGCAGGGTGGCCCGGCCCCCAACGCGGCCGCGTCGTCAGTGGCAGATGTGCACTGCACCCCTCCCAGCGGTAGGTCAGAGCTCTTCCTGCCGGGCACGGCCGGGGACTTCAGCCTGAGCGCCAGCCTGTCGGCCTGTACGCTGCTTTATGAG GGGGCCGTGGAGCCCATGCAGATTGACGTGGACCCCCAGGAGGACCCGCAGAATGCGCCCGATGTCAACTACGTGGTGGAGAACCCCACCCTG GATCTGGAGCAATATGCGGCCAGCTATAGCGGCCTGATGCGTATCGAGCGACTGCAGTTCATTGCTGACCACTGCCCGCCGCTGCGAGTGGAGGCCCTGAAGATGGCCCTGTCCTTTGTGCAGAGGACTTTCAATGTGGACATGTACGAGGAGATCCACCGCAAGCTCTCGGAGGCTGCCAG GGAGCTGCAGAATGCACCTGATGCCATCCCTGAGAGTGGCGTGGAGCCCCCACCCTTGGACACAGCTTGGGTGGAGGCCACGAGAAAGAAGGCCTTGCTGAAGCTGGAGAAGTTGGACACAGATCTGAAGAACTACAAGGGCAATTCTATCAAGGAGAGCATCAG GCGTGGACACGATGACCTGGGTGACCACTACCTGGACTGTGGGGATCTCAGCAACGCCCTCAAGTGTTACTCCCGGGCCCGGGACTACTGCACCAGCGCCAAGCACGTCATTAACATGTGCCTCAACGTCATCAAG GTCAGCGTCTACTTGCAGAACTGGTCTCATGTGCTGAGCTACGTCAGCAAGGCAGAGTCCACCCCGGAAATCGCCGAG CAGCGTGGGGAGCGTGACACCCAGACTCAGGCCATCCTCACCAAGCTCAAGTGTGCGGCAG GCTTGGCTGAGTTGGCAGCACGCAAGTACAAGCAGGCTGCCAAGTGCTTTCTGCTGGCTTCCTTCGACCACTGCGACTTCCCCGAG CTGCTCTCCCCCAGCAACGTGGCCGTGTACGGCGGCTTGTGCGCTTTGGCCACCTTTGACCGGCAGGAGCTGCAGCGCAACGTCATCTCTAGCAG CTCCTTCAAGTTGTTCTTGGAGCTGGAGCCACAGGTTCGGGACATCATCTTCAAATTCTACGAGTCCAAGTATGCCTCGTGCCTGAAAATGCTGGATGAGATGAAG GACAACCTGCTGCTAGACATGTATTTGGCTCCCCACGTCAGGACCCTGTACACGCAGATTCGCAACCGGGCCCTCATTCAG TATTTTAGCCCCTACGTGTCAGCTGACATGCGCAAGATGGCCACAGCCTTCAACACCACAGTAGCGGCGCTAGAGGATGAGTTGACGCAGCTCATCCTGGAGGGGCTCATCAACGCCCGCATCGACTCCCACAGCAAG ATCCTGTATGCCCGGGACGTAGATCAACGCAGCACCACCTTTGAGAAGTCTCTGCTCATGGGCAAGGAGTTCCAGCGCCGTGCCAAAGCCATGATCCTACGGGCAGCTGTTCTGCGCAACCAGATCCACGTCAAG TCCCCTCCCCGGGAAGGGAGCCAAGGGGAGCTGACACCGGCCAACAGCCAGTCCCGGATGAGCACCAACATGTAA
- the GPS1 gene encoding COP9 signalosome complex subunit 1 isoform X2 yields MPLPVQVFNLQGAVEPMQIDVDPQEDPQNAPDVNYVVENPTLDLEQYAASYSGLMRIERLQFIADHCPPLRVEALKMALSFVQRTFNVDMYEEIHRKLSEAARLRAPAVTAAPVPTGRSPDGGEGRWEAPAPPARGPLMARSSPRELQNAPDAIPESGVEPPPLDTAWVEATRKKALLKLEKLDTDLKNYKGNSIKESIRRGHDDLGDHYLDCGDLSNALKCYSRARDYCTSAKHVINMCLNVIKVSVYLQNWSHVLSYVSKAESTPEIAERGERDTQTQAILTKLKCAAGLAELAARKYKQAAKCFLLASFDHCDFPELLSPSNVAVYGGLCALATFDRQELQRNVISSSSFKLFLELEPQVRDIIFKFYESKYASCLKMLDEMKDNLLLDMYLAPHVRTLYTQIRNRALIQYFSPYVSADMRKMATAFNTTVAALEDELTQLILEGLINARIDSHSKILYARDVDQRSTTFEKSLLMGKEFQRRAKAMILRAAVLRNQIHVKSPPREGSQGELTPANSQSRMSTNM; encoded by the exons ATGCCGCTGCCGGTTCAGGTGTTTAACTTGCAG GGGGCCGTGGAGCCCATGCAGATTGACGTGGACCCCCAGGAGGACCCGCAGAATGCGCCCGATGTCAACTACGTGGTGGAGAACCCCACCCTG GATCTGGAGCAATATGCGGCCAGCTATAGCGGCCTGATGCGTATCGAGCGACTGCAGTTCATTGCTGACCACTGCCCGCCGCTGCGAGTGGAGGCCCTGAAGATGGCCCTGTCCTTTGTGCAGAGGACTTTCAATGTGGACATGTACGAGGAGATCCACCGCAAGCTCTCGGAGGCTGCCAG GCTGCGGGCTCCTGCTGTCACAGCTGCCCCTGTGCCAACTGGGCGCTCTCCCGATGGGGGTGAGGGCCGCTGGGAGGCACCCGCCCCCCCTGCACGTGGGCCCCTGATGGCCAGGTCCTCCCCCAGGGAGCTGCAGAATGCACCTGATGCCATCCCTGAGAGTGGCGTGGAGCCCCCACCCTTGGACACAGCTTGGGTGGAGGCCACGAGAAAGAAGGCCTTGCTGAAGCTGGAGAAGTTGGACACAGATCTGAAGAACTACAAGGGCAATTCTATCAAGGAGAGCATCAG GCGTGGACACGATGACCTGGGTGACCACTACCTGGACTGTGGGGATCTCAGCAACGCCCTCAAGTGTTACTCCCGGGCCCGGGACTACTGCACCAGCGCCAAGCACGTCATTAACATGTGCCTCAACGTCATCAAG GTCAGCGTCTACTTGCAGAACTGGTCTCATGTGCTGAGCTACGTCAGCAAGGCAGAGTCCACCCCGGAAATCGCCGAG CGTGGGGAGCGTGACACCCAGACTCAGGCCATCCTCACCAAGCTCAAGTGTGCGGCAG GCTTGGCTGAGTTGGCAGCACGCAAGTACAAGCAGGCTGCCAAGTGCTTTCTGCTGGCTTCCTTCGACCACTGCGACTTCCCCGAG CTGCTCTCCCCCAGCAACGTGGCCGTGTACGGCGGCTTGTGCGCTTTGGCCACCTTTGACCGGCAGGAGCTGCAGCGCAACGTCATCTCTAGCAG CTCCTTCAAGTTGTTCTTGGAGCTGGAGCCACAGGTTCGGGACATCATCTTCAAATTCTACGAGTCCAAGTATGCCTCGTGCCTGAAAATGCTGGATGAGATGAAG GACAACCTGCTGCTAGACATGTATTTGGCTCCCCACGTCAGGACCCTGTACACGCAGATTCGCAACCGGGCCCTCATTCAG TATTTTAGCCCCTACGTGTCAGCTGACATGCGCAAGATGGCCACAGCCTTCAACACCACAGTAGCGGCGCTAGAGGATGAGTTGACGCAGCTCATCCTGGAGGGGCTCATCAACGCCCGCATCGACTCCCACAGCAAG ATCCTGTATGCCCGGGACGTAGATCAACGCAGCACCACCTTTGAGAAGTCTCTGCTCATGGGCAAGGAGTTCCAGCGCCGTGCCAAAGCCATGATCCTACGGGCAGCTGTTCTGCGCAACCAGATCCACGTCAAG TCCCCTCCCCGGGAAGGGAGCCAAGGGGAGCTGACACCGGCCAACAGCCAGTCCCGGATGAGCACCAACATGTAA
- the GPS1 gene encoding COP9 signalosome complex subunit 1 isoform X1, translated as MPLPVQVFNLQGAVEPMQIDVDPQEDPQNAPDVNYVVENPTLDLEQYAASYSGLMRIERLQFIADHCPPLRVEALKMALSFVQRTFNVDMYEEIHRKLSEAARLRAPAVTAAPVPTGRSPDGGEGRWEAPAPPARGPLMARSSPRELQNAPDAIPESGVEPPPLDTAWVEATRKKALLKLEKLDTDLKNYKGNSIKESIRRGHDDLGDHYLDCGDLSNALKCYSRARDYCTSAKHVINMCLNVIKVSVYLQNWSHVLSYVSKAESTPEIAEQRGERDTQTQAILTKLKCAAGLAELAARKYKQAAKCFLLASFDHCDFPELLSPSNVAVYGGLCALATFDRQELQRNVISSSSFKLFLELEPQVRDIIFKFYESKYASCLKMLDEMKDNLLLDMYLAPHVRTLYTQIRNRALIQYFSPYVSADMRKMATAFNTTVAALEDELTQLILEGLINARIDSHSKILYARDVDQRSTTFEKSLLMGKEFQRRAKAMILRAAVLRNQIHVKSPPREGSQGELTPANSQSRMSTNM; from the exons ATGCCGCTGCCGGTTCAGGTGTTTAACTTGCAG GGGGCCGTGGAGCCCATGCAGATTGACGTGGACCCCCAGGAGGACCCGCAGAATGCGCCCGATGTCAACTACGTGGTGGAGAACCCCACCCTG GATCTGGAGCAATATGCGGCCAGCTATAGCGGCCTGATGCGTATCGAGCGACTGCAGTTCATTGCTGACCACTGCCCGCCGCTGCGAGTGGAGGCCCTGAAGATGGCCCTGTCCTTTGTGCAGAGGACTTTCAATGTGGACATGTACGAGGAGATCCACCGCAAGCTCTCGGAGGCTGCCAG GCTGCGGGCTCCTGCTGTCACAGCTGCCCCTGTGCCAACTGGGCGCTCTCCCGATGGGGGTGAGGGCCGCTGGGAGGCACCCGCCCCCCCTGCACGTGGGCCCCTGATGGCCAGGTCCTCCCCCAGGGAGCTGCAGAATGCACCTGATGCCATCCCTGAGAGTGGCGTGGAGCCCCCACCCTTGGACACAGCTTGGGTGGAGGCCACGAGAAAGAAGGCCTTGCTGAAGCTGGAGAAGTTGGACACAGATCTGAAGAACTACAAGGGCAATTCTATCAAGGAGAGCATCAG GCGTGGACACGATGACCTGGGTGACCACTACCTGGACTGTGGGGATCTCAGCAACGCCCTCAAGTGTTACTCCCGGGCCCGGGACTACTGCACCAGCGCCAAGCACGTCATTAACATGTGCCTCAACGTCATCAAG GTCAGCGTCTACTTGCAGAACTGGTCTCATGTGCTGAGCTACGTCAGCAAGGCAGAGTCCACCCCGGAAATCGCCGAG CAGCGTGGGGAGCGTGACACCCAGACTCAGGCCATCCTCACCAAGCTCAAGTGTGCGGCAG GCTTGGCTGAGTTGGCAGCACGCAAGTACAAGCAGGCTGCCAAGTGCTTTCTGCTGGCTTCCTTCGACCACTGCGACTTCCCCGAG CTGCTCTCCCCCAGCAACGTGGCCGTGTACGGCGGCTTGTGCGCTTTGGCCACCTTTGACCGGCAGGAGCTGCAGCGCAACGTCATCTCTAGCAG CTCCTTCAAGTTGTTCTTGGAGCTGGAGCCACAGGTTCGGGACATCATCTTCAAATTCTACGAGTCCAAGTATGCCTCGTGCCTGAAAATGCTGGATGAGATGAAG GACAACCTGCTGCTAGACATGTATTTGGCTCCCCACGTCAGGACCCTGTACACGCAGATTCGCAACCGGGCCCTCATTCAG TATTTTAGCCCCTACGTGTCAGCTGACATGCGCAAGATGGCCACAGCCTTCAACACCACAGTAGCGGCGCTAGAGGATGAGTTGACGCAGCTCATCCTGGAGGGGCTCATCAACGCCCGCATCGACTCCCACAGCAAG ATCCTGTATGCCCGGGACGTAGATCAACGCAGCACCACCTTTGAGAAGTCTCTGCTCATGGGCAAGGAGTTCCAGCGCCGTGCCAAAGCCATGATCCTACGGGCAGCTGTTCTGCGCAACCAGATCCACGTCAAG TCCCCTCCCCGGGAAGGGAGCCAAGGGGAGCTGACACCGGCCAACAGCCAGTCCCGGATGAGCACCAACATGTAA
- the GPS1 gene encoding COP9 signalosome complex subunit 1 isoform X4, protein MPLPVQVFNLQGAVEPMQIDVDPQEDPQNAPDVNYVVENPTLDLEQYAASYSGLMRIERLQFIADHCPPLRVEALKMALSFVQRTFNVDMYEEIHRKLSEAARELQNAPDAIPESGVEPPPLDTAWVEATRKKALLKLEKLDTDLKNYKGNSIKESIRRGHDDLGDHYLDCGDLSNALKCYSRARDYCTSAKHVINMCLNVIKVSVYLQNWSHVLSYVSKAESTPEIAERGERDTQTQAILTKLKCAAGLAELAARKYKQAAKCFLLASFDHCDFPELLSPSNVAVYGGLCALATFDRQELQRNVISSSSFKLFLELEPQVRDIIFKFYESKYASCLKMLDEMKDNLLLDMYLAPHVRTLYTQIRNRALIQYFSPYVSADMRKMATAFNTTVAALEDELTQLILEGLINARIDSHSKILYARDVDQRSTTFEKSLLMGKEFQRRAKAMILRAAVLRNQIHVKSPPREGSQGELTPANSQSRMSTNM, encoded by the exons ATGCCGCTGCCGGTTCAGGTGTTTAACTTGCAG GGGGCCGTGGAGCCCATGCAGATTGACGTGGACCCCCAGGAGGACCCGCAGAATGCGCCCGATGTCAACTACGTGGTGGAGAACCCCACCCTG GATCTGGAGCAATATGCGGCCAGCTATAGCGGCCTGATGCGTATCGAGCGACTGCAGTTCATTGCTGACCACTGCCCGCCGCTGCGAGTGGAGGCCCTGAAGATGGCCCTGTCCTTTGTGCAGAGGACTTTCAATGTGGACATGTACGAGGAGATCCACCGCAAGCTCTCGGAGGCTGCCAG GGAGCTGCAGAATGCACCTGATGCCATCCCTGAGAGTGGCGTGGAGCCCCCACCCTTGGACACAGCTTGGGTGGAGGCCACGAGAAAGAAGGCCTTGCTGAAGCTGGAGAAGTTGGACACAGATCTGAAGAACTACAAGGGCAATTCTATCAAGGAGAGCATCAG GCGTGGACACGATGACCTGGGTGACCACTACCTGGACTGTGGGGATCTCAGCAACGCCCTCAAGTGTTACTCCCGGGCCCGGGACTACTGCACCAGCGCCAAGCACGTCATTAACATGTGCCTCAACGTCATCAAG GTCAGCGTCTACTTGCAGAACTGGTCTCATGTGCTGAGCTACGTCAGCAAGGCAGAGTCCACCCCGGAAATCGCCGAG CGTGGGGAGCGTGACACCCAGACTCAGGCCATCCTCACCAAGCTCAAGTGTGCGGCAG GCTTGGCTGAGTTGGCAGCACGCAAGTACAAGCAGGCTGCCAAGTGCTTTCTGCTGGCTTCCTTCGACCACTGCGACTTCCCCGAG CTGCTCTCCCCCAGCAACGTGGCCGTGTACGGCGGCTTGTGCGCTTTGGCCACCTTTGACCGGCAGGAGCTGCAGCGCAACGTCATCTCTAGCAG CTCCTTCAAGTTGTTCTTGGAGCTGGAGCCACAGGTTCGGGACATCATCTTCAAATTCTACGAGTCCAAGTATGCCTCGTGCCTGAAAATGCTGGATGAGATGAAG GACAACCTGCTGCTAGACATGTATTTGGCTCCCCACGTCAGGACCCTGTACACGCAGATTCGCAACCGGGCCCTCATTCAG TATTTTAGCCCCTACGTGTCAGCTGACATGCGCAAGATGGCCACAGCCTTCAACACCACAGTAGCGGCGCTAGAGGATGAGTTGACGCAGCTCATCCTGGAGGGGCTCATCAACGCCCGCATCGACTCCCACAGCAAG ATCCTGTATGCCCGGGACGTAGATCAACGCAGCACCACCTTTGAGAAGTCTCTGCTCATGGGCAAGGAGTTCCAGCGCCGTGCCAAAGCCATGATCCTACGGGCAGCTGTTCTGCGCAACCAGATCCACGTCAAG TCCCCTCCCCGGGAAGGGAGCCAAGGGGAGCTGACACCGGCCAACAGCCAGTCCCGGATGAGCACCAACATGTAA
- the GPS1 gene encoding COP9 signalosome complex subunit 1 isoform X3 produces MPLPVQVFNLQGAVEPMQIDVDPQEDPQNAPDVNYVVENPTLDLEQYAASYSGLMRIERLQFIADHCPPLRVEALKMALSFVQRTFNVDMYEEIHRKLSEAARELQNAPDAIPESGVEPPPLDTAWVEATRKKALLKLEKLDTDLKNYKGNSIKESIRRGHDDLGDHYLDCGDLSNALKCYSRARDYCTSAKHVINMCLNVIKVSVYLQNWSHVLSYVSKAESTPEIAEQRGERDTQTQAILTKLKCAAGLAELAARKYKQAAKCFLLASFDHCDFPELLSPSNVAVYGGLCALATFDRQELQRNVISSSSFKLFLELEPQVRDIIFKFYESKYASCLKMLDEMKDNLLLDMYLAPHVRTLYTQIRNRALIQYFSPYVSADMRKMATAFNTTVAALEDELTQLILEGLINARIDSHSKILYARDVDQRSTTFEKSLLMGKEFQRRAKAMILRAAVLRNQIHVKSPPREGSQGELTPANSQSRMSTNM; encoded by the exons ATGCCGCTGCCGGTTCAGGTGTTTAACTTGCAG GGGGCCGTGGAGCCCATGCAGATTGACGTGGACCCCCAGGAGGACCCGCAGAATGCGCCCGATGTCAACTACGTGGTGGAGAACCCCACCCTG GATCTGGAGCAATATGCGGCCAGCTATAGCGGCCTGATGCGTATCGAGCGACTGCAGTTCATTGCTGACCACTGCCCGCCGCTGCGAGTGGAGGCCCTGAAGATGGCCCTGTCCTTTGTGCAGAGGACTTTCAATGTGGACATGTACGAGGAGATCCACCGCAAGCTCTCGGAGGCTGCCAG GGAGCTGCAGAATGCACCTGATGCCATCCCTGAGAGTGGCGTGGAGCCCCCACCCTTGGACACAGCTTGGGTGGAGGCCACGAGAAAGAAGGCCTTGCTGAAGCTGGAGAAGTTGGACACAGATCTGAAGAACTACAAGGGCAATTCTATCAAGGAGAGCATCAG GCGTGGACACGATGACCTGGGTGACCACTACCTGGACTGTGGGGATCTCAGCAACGCCCTCAAGTGTTACTCCCGGGCCCGGGACTACTGCACCAGCGCCAAGCACGTCATTAACATGTGCCTCAACGTCATCAAG GTCAGCGTCTACTTGCAGAACTGGTCTCATGTGCTGAGCTACGTCAGCAAGGCAGAGTCCACCCCGGAAATCGCCGAG CAGCGTGGGGAGCGTGACACCCAGACTCAGGCCATCCTCACCAAGCTCAAGTGTGCGGCAG GCTTGGCTGAGTTGGCAGCACGCAAGTACAAGCAGGCTGCCAAGTGCTTTCTGCTGGCTTCCTTCGACCACTGCGACTTCCCCGAG CTGCTCTCCCCCAGCAACGTGGCCGTGTACGGCGGCTTGTGCGCTTTGGCCACCTTTGACCGGCAGGAGCTGCAGCGCAACGTCATCTCTAGCAG CTCCTTCAAGTTGTTCTTGGAGCTGGAGCCACAGGTTCGGGACATCATCTTCAAATTCTACGAGTCCAAGTATGCCTCGTGCCTGAAAATGCTGGATGAGATGAAG GACAACCTGCTGCTAGACATGTATTTGGCTCCCCACGTCAGGACCCTGTACACGCAGATTCGCAACCGGGCCCTCATTCAG TATTTTAGCCCCTACGTGTCAGCTGACATGCGCAAGATGGCCACAGCCTTCAACACCACAGTAGCGGCGCTAGAGGATGAGTTGACGCAGCTCATCCTGGAGGGGCTCATCAACGCCCGCATCGACTCCCACAGCAAG ATCCTGTATGCCCGGGACGTAGATCAACGCAGCACCACCTTTGAGAAGTCTCTGCTCATGGGCAAGGAGTTCCAGCGCCGTGCCAAAGCCATGATCCTACGGGCAGCTGTTCTGCGCAACCAGATCCACGTCAAG TCCCCTCCCCGGGAAGGGAGCCAAGGGGAGCTGACACCGGCCAACAGCCAGTCCCGGATGAGCACCAACATGTAA